The proteins below come from a single Chelmon rostratus isolate fCheRos1 chromosome 10, fCheRos1.pri, whole genome shotgun sequence genomic window:
- the wu:fl23c11 gene encoding interleukin-17 receptor C isoform X1: MAPTLLWVPRASLLLSLLRFWPLVSAGALEMVDRHAPELTCSEGLTDCHVSSASLYSAALPDPDDTVNVTRVQLKAILCCSATRDCEPCLRIVITAHEVDNAKQVPEESGDLNDEEEFGTNQMAEGSGRFVLPEPKALVKVCLSSPGSSEFCKALQFKLKHSGSDRASQQPTHELLLIERVVFGVPVVVHVDAHSDGAHNIQKITVPSLEEVCSMNLEGTVRECDAPRLRAVADHKRNVVVLQLENTDARQDEIMCQMVWNEIPGEVLAWPKGKTEMVISSNFVVPCLCFQVWWKGKPLRTESCPFKNQQDALERMQRNVSVSLAECQMREGGTGLSWNVTAPCRLEAEVWLCRKDLAGGRCEEVTASRQRLHNHAHAGWSATHSGHWKTGEFNVSSHPLLCVQIKLHGVEPYLEPQCPFAKSRWRWSLPLLIGLLLMCLAILGAYFIQGVLKGYMWRWLKEDDVKGAVGGGHVVLLYPPDDDPALPELMSHLGSSLQALGFSVSLDLWSQAELSVLGPVPWLHSRLNRLQRQRGKVVLVLTQAAWIRAEEWGARSWERNRDMEEEEAGRSYTASPSCVDVFTASLSCILADYLQGRAGERFMLVQFESLPPQPPGGFRPLPELFRGLHVYSLPSQSLGFLTELAGAPQMATASARRKRAGGLRMASRTLARRLSGFTAGTTVLRLAGVPQSCVGVGVEDSGETVPLQPCLVTPPSSPDTSPKVSKMEWV; this comes from the exons ATGGCTCCCACGCTCCTATGGGTGCCACgtgcttctctgctgctgtcactgctgcgCTTCTGGCCGCTCGTGTCTGCAGGAGCACTGGAGATGGTCGACCGACACGCGCCTGAGCTGACCTGCAGCGAG ggTTTGACTGACTGCCACGTGAGCTCAG CCTCTCTGTACAGTGCCGCCCTGCCCGATCCGGATGACACAGTGAATGTTACTCGTGTGCAGCTTAAAGCGATCCTGTGCTGTTCGGCCACACGAGACTGCGAACCTTGCCTTCGAATCGTCATCACAGCTCACG AAGTGGATAATGCAAAGCAGGTTCCTGAGGAATCTGGTGACCTcaatgatgaagaggagtttGGCACGAATCAAATGGCAGAGGGAAGTGGTCGCTTTGTGCTTCCTGAGCCAAAAG CTTTGGTGAAAGTGTGTCTCAGCTCTCCAGGCTCCAGTGAATTTTGCAAGGCGCTCCAGTTTAAACTAAAGCACTCGGGTTCAGACCGAGCTTCTCAGCAGCCCACACACGAG ctgctgttgataGAGAGAGTGGTGTTCGGCGTTCCCGTTGTGGTCCACGTCGACGCACATTCAGATGGAGCGCACAACATTCAAAAAATCACAGTCCCATCTTTAGAAGAAG TTTGCTCCATGAACCTAGAGGGCACTGTCAGGGAATGTGATG CCCCAAGACTCCGAGCTGTGGCTGATCATAAGAGAAATGTGGTCGTCCTCCAGCTGGAAAACACTGATGCCAGACAAGATGAAATCATGTGCCAGATGGTTTGGAATGAAATACCTGGAGAGGTGCTTGCATGG CCCAAAGGCAAGACAGAAATGGTCATTTCATCAAACTTTGTTGTACCATGCCTGTGCTTCCAG GTTTGGTGGAAGGGAAAGCCGCTCCGAACAGAATCCTGCCCTTTCAAAAACCAACAAG atgCGCTGGAAAGAATGCAGCGCAACGTGTCCGTGTCCCTGGCTGAGTGTCAGATGAGAGAGGGCGGCACAGGGCTGAGCTGGAATGTGACTGCCCCCTGCAGACTGGAGGCAGAGGTGTGGCTCTGCAGGAAGGACCTGGCTGGAGGCCGGTGTGAGGAGGTGACGGCCTCCAGACAGAGACTCCACAACCATGCACACGCTGGCTGGAGTGCAACACACAGTGGACACTGG aaaacaggagagttCAATGTGTCGTCACATCCTCTGCTTTGTGTTCAG ATAAAGTTACATGGGGTGGAGCCATACTTAGAGCCCCAGTGTCCATTTGCAA aATCTCGATGGAGATGGAGCCTGCCACTCCTCATAGGATTACTGCTAATGTGCCTGGCCATACTAGGAGCCTATTTTATACAAGGTGTCCTAAAAG gTTACATGTGGAGATGGTTAAAAGAAGATGATGTTAAAG GTGCGGTGGGTGGCGGTCACGTGGTGCTGCTGTACCCACCTGATGACGATCCGGCTTTGCCAGAGCTGATGAGTCACCTGGGCTCGTCCCTCCAAGCCCTGGGCTTCAGCGTGTCTCTAGACCTGTGGAGCCAGGCCGAGCTCAGCGTCTTAGGCCCCGTGCCTTGGCTCCACTCAAGACTGAACCGACTGCAGAGGCAGCGGGGCAAAGTGGTGTTGGTCCTGACCCAGGCCGCCTGGATAAGGGCCGAAGAATGGGGGGCTCGGAGCTGGGAGAGGAACAGGgacatggaggaagaggaggcaggaagaAGCTACACTGCTTCTCCTTCCTGTGTGGATGTTTTCACTGCTTCACTGAGCTGTATTCTAGCAGACTATTTGCAGGGCCGCGCTGGTGAGCGGTTCATGTTGGTGCAGTTTGAATCGCTTCCACCTCAGCCTCCAGGTGGCTTCCGGCCGTTGCCGGAGCTGTTCCGTGGCCTCCACGTCTACAGCCTCCCCTCCCAGAGTCTTGGTTTTCTGACTGAATTAGCCGGGGCTCCGCAAATGGCTACTGCATCAGCCAGGCGGAAAAGAGCAGGCGGCCTCAGGATGGCATCCCGGACTCTGGCACGAAGACTGTCTGGGTTCACAGCTGGGACTACTGTACTACGCCTTGCAGGAGTGCCCCAGAGTTGTGTTGGGGTTGGGGTTGAAGACTCTGGGGAGACGGTGCCGTTGCAGCCTTGTCTAGTTACGCCTCCATCCAGCCCCGACACAAGCCCCAAGGTCAGTAAAATGGAATGGGTCTGA
- the wu:fl23c11 gene encoding interleukin-17 receptor C isoform X2 has protein sequence MAEGSGRFVLPEPKALVKVCLSSPGSSEFCKALQFKLKHSGSDRASQQPTHELLLIERVVFGVPVVVHVDAHSDGAHNIQKITVPSLEEVCSMNLEGTVRECDAPRLRAVADHKRNVVVLQLENTDARQDEIMCQMVWNEIPGEVLAWPKGKTEMVISSNFVVPCLCFQVWWKGKPLRTESCPFKNQQDALERMQRNVSVSLAECQMREGGTGLSWNVTAPCRLEAEVWLCRKDLAGGRCEEVTASRQRLHNHAHAGWSATHSGHWKTGEFNVSSHPLLCVQIKLHGVEPYLEPQCPFAKSRWRWSLPLLIGLLLMCLAILGAYFIQGVLKGYMWRWLKEDDVKGAVGGGHVVLLYPPDDDPALPELMSHLGSSLQALGFSVSLDLWSQAELSVLGPVPWLHSRLNRLQRQRGKVVLVLTQAAWIRAEEWGARSWERNRDMEEEEAGRSYTASPSCVDVFTASLSCILADYLQGRAGERFMLVQFESLPPQPPGGFRPLPELFRGLHVYSLPSQSLGFLTELAGAPQMATASARRKRAGGLRMASRTLARRLSGFTAGTTVLRLAGVPQSCVGVGVEDSGETVPLQPCLVTPPSSPDTSPKVSKMEWV, from the exons ATGGCAGAGGGAAGTGGTCGCTTTGTGCTTCCTGAGCCAAAAG CTTTGGTGAAAGTGTGTCTCAGCTCTCCAGGCTCCAGTGAATTTTGCAAGGCGCTCCAGTTTAAACTAAAGCACTCGGGTTCAGACCGAGCTTCTCAGCAGCCCACACACGAG ctgctgttgataGAGAGAGTGGTGTTCGGCGTTCCCGTTGTGGTCCACGTCGACGCACATTCAGATGGAGCGCACAACATTCAAAAAATCACAGTCCCATCTTTAGAAGAAG TTTGCTCCATGAACCTAGAGGGCACTGTCAGGGAATGTGATG CCCCAAGACTCCGAGCTGTGGCTGATCATAAGAGAAATGTGGTCGTCCTCCAGCTGGAAAACACTGATGCCAGACAAGATGAAATCATGTGCCAGATGGTTTGGAATGAAATACCTGGAGAGGTGCTTGCATGG CCCAAAGGCAAGACAGAAATGGTCATTTCATCAAACTTTGTTGTACCATGCCTGTGCTTCCAG GTTTGGTGGAAGGGAAAGCCGCTCCGAACAGAATCCTGCCCTTTCAAAAACCAACAAG atgCGCTGGAAAGAATGCAGCGCAACGTGTCCGTGTCCCTGGCTGAGTGTCAGATGAGAGAGGGCGGCACAGGGCTGAGCTGGAATGTGACTGCCCCCTGCAGACTGGAGGCAGAGGTGTGGCTCTGCAGGAAGGACCTGGCTGGAGGCCGGTGTGAGGAGGTGACGGCCTCCAGACAGAGACTCCACAACCATGCACACGCTGGCTGGAGTGCAACACACAGTGGACACTGG aaaacaggagagttCAATGTGTCGTCACATCCTCTGCTTTGTGTTCAG ATAAAGTTACATGGGGTGGAGCCATACTTAGAGCCCCAGTGTCCATTTGCAA aATCTCGATGGAGATGGAGCCTGCCACTCCTCATAGGATTACTGCTAATGTGCCTGGCCATACTAGGAGCCTATTTTATACAAGGTGTCCTAAAAG gTTACATGTGGAGATGGTTAAAAGAAGATGATGTTAAAG GTGCGGTGGGTGGCGGTCACGTGGTGCTGCTGTACCCACCTGATGACGATCCGGCTTTGCCAGAGCTGATGAGTCACCTGGGCTCGTCCCTCCAAGCCCTGGGCTTCAGCGTGTCTCTAGACCTGTGGAGCCAGGCCGAGCTCAGCGTCTTAGGCCCCGTGCCTTGGCTCCACTCAAGACTGAACCGACTGCAGAGGCAGCGGGGCAAAGTGGTGTTGGTCCTGACCCAGGCCGCCTGGATAAGGGCCGAAGAATGGGGGGCTCGGAGCTGGGAGAGGAACAGGgacatggaggaagaggaggcaggaagaAGCTACACTGCTTCTCCTTCCTGTGTGGATGTTTTCACTGCTTCACTGAGCTGTATTCTAGCAGACTATTTGCAGGGCCGCGCTGGTGAGCGGTTCATGTTGGTGCAGTTTGAATCGCTTCCACCTCAGCCTCCAGGTGGCTTCCGGCCGTTGCCGGAGCTGTTCCGTGGCCTCCACGTCTACAGCCTCCCCTCCCAGAGTCTTGGTTTTCTGACTGAATTAGCCGGGGCTCCGCAAATGGCTACTGCATCAGCCAGGCGGAAAAGAGCAGGCGGCCTCAGGATGGCATCCCGGACTCTGGCACGAAGACTGTCTGGGTTCACAGCTGGGACTACTGTACTACGCCTTGCAGGAGTGCCCCAGAGTTGTGTTGGGGTTGGGGTTGAAGACTCTGGGGAGACGGTGCCGTTGCAGCCTTGTCTAGTTACGCCTCCATCCAGCCCCGACACAAGCCCCAAGGTCAGTAAAATGGAATGGGTCTGA
- the LOC121612816 gene encoding uncharacterized protein LOC121612816, with amino-acid sequence MCCRCLGGVAVAFLVAVVSPLLLECTTTCQVVNQTGYVGGRCPVKLTSVRSHGSGGIYSECVTISVWMKADDLSKAPRIKILSPPDLSKIFRLTEGGNRDRNKTKKSNNESKQRETRVRCGRGGMQLSRHINTSFALLVHDCVSAEAGGVVSVSYNTASTSCSVSYTVPDPVPDFDLSVNLSSKSIAVTVEPGDKVHTRWCYQSGGGCIGGQHSPQTTIDPSHSRSALLHVPYMLPCVCVQVYYTYTDSRRHLKCPFQNQSLADVRDLWLSSEVKPLESSVKFESVCPASNLKISASLCWRQHEHLCTPVLNSTLEETGEDLTFSTTAVDRHPQMCVQFSLRGSHHVSCPFQADMSTWEVYIGPGRQSVSLFLTSSVPAEFSAQLCVLNESGCSVMGEVHSSTTDGNTTETRINVPLHSLAEKPCLQVWQSDPPLQGARILCPDYTHSRCGLYAVTALIFVVIATLLGVFIHRLTKSGAAGWLCIQKPVLLVCSSEQPAHVSAVCALASILQGELSATVHMVLWAMSSAQAGAGSGVADLGPLPWLYGQWEAVRKAQGKVLIVWSPEAKTSYEKWREERASVDKNEREKKDHSKAEVKHEKIRVEVEEDSKVNGRKLGKCKKEKTVVKKELVKLCDDKDWYPQSEPSAVIAPVFMAALACLQGALQGSKGQGVVLVYFQGLCHSRDIPKAFRGVPRYCLPQDFRGFIQELGGMRRQTKTGKSSWHCWPRLLSKVLSIWLARQLTQRLQTLLPQMQGKSMQGQSVTSSLKMMSDQTQSRLMLPLEADTARPGTAQEHETLCGSPWRAERL; translated from the exons GTTACGTGGGGGGACGCTGCCCTGTGAAGCTGACCTCAGTCAGGTCCCATGGGTCTGGGGGGATTTACTCAGAATGCGTCACCATCAGTGTTTGGATGAAGGCTGACG ACCTCTCGAAGGCACCAAGGATTAAAATCCTCTCCCCTCCCGACCTCAGCAAGATATTTAGGCTGACAGAAGGAGGGAATagggacagaaataaaacaaaaaag AGTAACAATGAAAGCAAACAGCGTGAAACCAGAGTCAGGTGTGGCAGGGGCGGCATGCAGCTGTCGCGACATATCAACACCAGTTTTGCTCTG ttggTTCACGATTGTGTCAGTGCTGAGGCGGGAGgtgttgtttctgtgtcctACAACACAGCATCCACCAGCTGCAGCGTCAGTTACACCGTGCCGG ATCCCGTACCGGACTTTGATCTGTCTGTGAATCTGTCGTCTAAATCCATTGCCGTCACTGTGGAGCCTGGAGACAAAGTCCACACCAGGTGGTGTTACCAAAGTGGAGGGGGATGCATCGGCGGACAACATTCCCCTCAAACTACT ATTGATCCGTCGCACTCTCGATCAGCTCTTCTTCACGTCCCTTACATGCTGCCCTGTGTCTGCGTGCAG GTTTATTACACCTATACTGATTCCCGTCGACACTTAAAGTGCCCGTTTCAAAACCAAAGCCTCGCAG ATGTCAGAGATCTTTGGCTCTCCTCAGAAGTCAAGCCACTTGAGTCCAGTGTCAAGTTTGAATCAGTGTGTCCAGCCAGCAACCTGAAgatctctgcctccctctgctggaGGCAACACGaacacctctgcacacctgtgctcaacTCCACGctggaggagacaggagaggactTG ACATTCAGCACAACTGCGGTGGACAGACACCctcagatgtgtgtgcag TTTTCTCTACGAGGCAGCCATCATGTCTCTTGCCCATTCCAGGCTG ATATGTCCACATGGGAGGTGTATATCGGACCCGGCAGGCAGAGCGTGTCTTTGTTTCTCACCTCTTCTGTTCCAGCAGAGttctcagctcagctctgtgtTCTTAATGAGAGCGGATGTTCAGTCATGGGGGAGGTCCACTCATCAACAACG GATGGGAACACCACTGAGACGAGGATAAATGTGCCTCTTCACTCTCTCGCTGAGAAGCCGTGTCTGCAG GTGTGGCAGTCAGATCCTCCTCTTCAAGGTGCAAGAATTCTTTGCCCAGACT acACGCACAGCAGATGTGGCTTATATGCTGTGACAGCTCTGATATTTGTGGTTATTGCTACGTTGTTGGGAGTTTTCATCCACCGTCTTACCAAGAGTGGAGCTGCAG GTTGGCTCTGTATCCAGAAGCCAGTGTTGCTGGTGTGCTCATCAGAGCAGCCAGCccatgtctctgctgtctgtgcatTAGCCTCAATCCTGCAGGGGGAGCTAAGCGCCACAGTACATATGGTTTTGTGGGCCATGAGCTCAGCGCAGGCCGGAGCCGGCTCTGGAGTGGCAGATCTGGGTCCACTTCCCTGGCTGTACGGGCAGTGGGAAGCTGTGCGCAAGGCACAAGGAAAAGTGCTGATTGTTTGGAGTCCCGAAGCCAAGACGTCCTATGagaagtggagggaggagagagcaagCGTGGataaaaatgagagagaaaagaaagatcACAGCAAAGCCGAGgtgaaacatgagaaaataagaGTAGAGGTGGAAGAGGATTCGAAAGTAAACGGAAGAAAGCTGGGAAAAtgcaaaaaggagaaaacagtggTCAAGAAAGAGTTAGTTAAATTATGTGATGATAAGGACTGGTACCCCCAGAGTGAACCCTCTGCAGTGATAGCACCAGTGTTTATGGCTGCTTTGGCCTGCCTACAGGGGGCGCTGCAGGGGAGCAAAGGTCAAGGAGTGGTCCTTGTCTACTTCCAGGGCCTCTGCCACAGCAGAGACATCCCAAAGGCCTTCAGAGGAGTCCCTCGGTACTGCTTACCGCAGGATTTCAGGGGTTTCATACAGGAGCTGGGAGGGAtgagaagacaaacaaagactGGTAAATCCAGCTGGCACTGCTGGCCCAGACTGCTCTCAAAAGTGCTGTCAATATGGCTGGCACGGCAGCTAACCCAGAGACTTCAAACACTGCTGCCTCAGATGCAAGGAAAGAGCATGCAAGGGCAGAGCGTCACGTCGTCGCTGAAGATGATGTCAGATCAGACGCAGAGCAGGCTCATGTTGCCACTGGAAGCCGACACGGCGAGGCCAGGAACTGCGCAAGAGCACGAGACTCTTTGCGGGTCACcatggagagcagagaggctttAA